GATTTGGGATGGGCTTCACTATTGCTACTATGAGAAAATTGAGAAAGACATAATGTGTGATTTCTATCGCTGCTATATAATGCATTGTTGCCACTATATGTTGTTCAACTATTGTTCGGTGAGCCACATATTTGGGCCAGGCTCAAATGATTTAGATGGGATGGAGGAGTCACAGGAAACCGTGTGTGCCATTTTTAATGAATTTCTAGCTTGATAGCGATCTTTGCCAGGTACGACCTTTAGTAATTTGTTTTGAAATCATCTAAGAACAAGTTTTTTCTATTATATATTCCCTGACTCTAGACCTGAACAATTGCATCATGAGAAAAGAACAATCACATACAGTATAGCGACGATACATGCTTAAGTATCGATGGGATACGGTGACACTCACCATTATTACAAGTCCACAAAATTACAAGTCGATGCAGGGGTCTAACGAAGTAGCATGCTACAGTATGATGTACAATTCATCTCACTGGGATTGATCATGTTCGTTGTGAATAGGTGAACAAAATATGACCACCATCAACTATAGTGAAGAAGAGAAGTGGCGACACAAATGAATCGCTAGGCGTCTGAGGATATTTTTTTTCCGTTGCAATGAACAAGCATGTTTGTTAGCTATTACTGATTGATAAAACGACTTATTGAAAATAGAAAAAGACCAAAGGAATAGAAATCTTTAAGGGACATCGCTAAAGGGCATATTCATCCGGTCGGCTATAGGCATCGATTCAATCGGCATGTGACCAAGCGTGCCAATTTTAAATTTTGGTTATATTGCTTTTTGAACATAGTATAATTGCAGATGCCGTACATGTGCATACGCTCATCCATTTAAGCGCATACATGCATATCTCACCCTCATAAGCACCTTCAAGATAGTGGATGAGACTATTTTAAGATTAACGAAGTCATCACATGCGTCTCATAGTCAACCAGAACATTTCCTCCCACGGAACAATCATCGTCAAAAAACCTaaaataaattcagaaaaatacAAACACCAACCAGTGTCAAATTTAGAGCTTGAATCCCGATAAACTGATTTCATCGCGAGGGTGGTGGAAAACAGTTTTTCCCCTACGCACCCGCTAGGGTTATTCTCCTCTTAGGCGATCGTGATCGCCTTCGAGTTCCAACCTCCGGCTGGCCTCGGCCTGCAACCCTTGCTGTTCCCAGGGCGGTCTTCTTGCCCGGGGTGGATGGCGTCTCCCTCTGATGCTCACTCCGCcgcaagcggcggcggcggcgtgactgCTGCCAAAACCGATCTGGAGGATTTCTTTGATCAGTTAGATCTTAATGAGGAAGAGTTCGAGGATGTGGTAATCGACGAGGATGATCCAGAGCTCCAAGAAAGTGCTAGGTGGCTAGCCCTTGCTAGGGTTCACACCGAGAAAACCTTCAGCCAAGGCGCCTTCTACAAGGATATGAGAGCTGCGTGGAACCCGACGCAGAGTGTACGATTCCGGCCTGTTGACCCCAATCGGTTCGTAGTTCAGGCATCATGCTTGGGCGATTGGGAGCGTATGATGATGCATGGACCTTGGTTGTTCCGCAACTGGGCGGTGTTACTATGCCCATATGATGGCTTCAGTAGAACTGAGGATGTAAGTATTATTCACATGCCTATATGGCTGCAAATCCACAAGTTACCAGATGTCTATTGCAAGAAGAACATTGTGGAAAAGCTGCTGAAAAGTGCAGGTGAATTAATGGAGATGCGTTTGAATGGAAACACCAGAGTTGATTATGTAAGGGTGAGGGTGAAACATGACACCCGAGAGCCTCTGACGAAATTTGTGAGCATTGTCCATGGTAAAGAACGACAGGTTTATCTTGTTCGCTATGAAAAATTGGCGAGGTTTTGCAAGGTTGTGGTCTGGTAGGCCATGAATTCAAGGAGTGTGGAACGGGAGTCCATGAGGAAAAGAATTTGAAATTCGGGGAGTGGTTATATGCTGATGCTCCCAAcaaactgatacgtctccaacgtatctataatttatgaagtattcatgctattatattatccatcgtagatgttttatatgcatttatatgctattttatatgatttttgggactaacctattaacctagagcccagtgccagtttctgttttctccttgtttttgagtatcgcggaaaaggaataccagatggagtccaattgacgtgccaatttttgatgattttttatggaccaaaagaagaccacggagcatcggagttgggccagaagagtcctgggctgcccacgagggtgggggcgccccccccaggcacgtgggcctgcctcgtggacgcctcgggcacctccttgatgtgagaccgacaccaaaaattcctataaatacagaaacctcagaaaattaacctagatcggaagttccgccgccgcaagcctctgtagccacgagaaatcaatttaggccctctctggcaccctgctgga
The Aegilops tauschii subsp. strangulata cultivar AL8/78 chromosome 3, Aet v6.0, whole genome shotgun sequence genome window above contains:
- the LOC109772397 gene encoding uncharacterized protein, coding for MASPSDAHSAASGGGGVTAAKTDLEDFFDQLDLNEEEFEDVVIDEDDPELQESARWLALARVHTEKTFSQGAFYKDMRAAWNPTQSVRFRPVDPNRFVVQASCLGDWERMMMHGPWLFRNWAVLLCPYDGFSRTEDVSIIHMPIWLQIHKLPDVYCKKNIVEKLLKSAGELMEMRLNGNTRVDYVRVRVKHDTREPLTKFVSIVHGKERQVYLVRYEKLARFCKVVVW